From a region of the Mercurialis annua linkage group LG1-X, ddMerAnnu1.2, whole genome shotgun sequence genome:
- the LOC126664692 gene encoding LOW QUALITY PROTEIN: ATP synthase subunit a, chloroplastic-like (The sequence of the model RefSeq protein was modified relative to this genomic sequence to represent the inferred CDS: inserted 2 bases in 1 codon; substituted 1 base at 1 genomic stop codon), which yields MNVHVLSCSINTLKGIYDISGVEVGQHFYWKIGGFQVHAQILITSWVVIAILLGSAVVAVRNPQTIPTGGXNFFEYVXEFIRDVSKTQIGEEYGPWVPFIGTMFLFIFVSNWAGALLPWKIIELPHGELAAPTNDINTIVALALLTSIAYFYAGLSKKGLGYFGKYIQPTPILLPINILEDFTKPLSLSFRLFGNILADELVVVVLVSLVPLVVPIPVMFLGLFTSGIQALIFATLAAAYIGESMEGHH from the exons ATGAATGTTCATGTTCTATCATGTTCCATCAACACACTAAAAGGGATATATGATATATCCGGTGTGGAAGTAGGCCAGCATTTCTATTGGAAAATAGGAGGTTTCCAAGTCCATGCCCAAATACTTATTACTTCTTGGGTTGTAATTGCTATCTTATTAGGTTCAGCCGTTGTAGCTGTTCGAAATCCACAAACCATTCCGACTGGCGGTTAGAATTTCTTCGAATATGT TGAATTCATTCGAGATGTGAGCAAAACTCAGATTGGAGAGGAATACGGCCCATGGGTCCCCTTTATTGGAACTatgtttctatttatttttgtttctaatTGGGCGGGGGCGCTTTTACCTTGGAAGATCATAGAATTACCTCATGGGGAGTTAGCCGCACCTACGAATGATATAAATACGATCGTTGCTTTAGCTTTACTTACATCAATAGCATATTTTTATGCGGGCCTTAGCAAAAAAGGATTGGGTTATTTCGGTAAATACATTCAACCAACTCCAATCCTTTTACCCATTAACATTTTAGAAGATTTCACAAAACCCTTATCGCTTAGCTTTCGACTTTTCGGAAATATATTAGCGGATGAATTAGTAGTTGTTGTTCTTGTTTCTTTAGTACCTTTAGTGGTTCCTATACCAGTCATGTTCCTTGGATTATTTACAAGTGGTATTCAAGCTCTTATTTTTGCAACTTTAGCTGCGGCTTATATAGGTGAATCCATGGAAGGGCATCAttga
- the LOC126664693 gene encoding ATP synthase subunit c, chloroplastic, whose protein sequence is MNPLISAASVIAAGLAVGLASIGPGVGQGTAAGQAVEGIARQPEAEGKIRGTLLLSLAFMEALTIYGLVVALALLFANPFV, encoded by the coding sequence ATGAATCCATTGATTTCTGCCGCTTCCGTTATTGCTGCTGGTTTGGCCGTCGGGCTTGCTTCTATTGGACCTGGGGTTGGTCAAGGTACTGCCGCGGGCCAAGCTGTAGAAGGTATCGCAAGACAACCCGAGGCGGAGGGAAAAATACGAGGTACTTTATTGCTTAGTCTGGCTTTTATGGAAGCTTTAACAATTTATGGGCTAGTTGTAGCATTAGCACTTTTATTTGCGAATCCTTTTGTTTAa
- the LOC130015008 gene encoding ATP synthase subunit b, chloroplastic-like, translating into MNRKIHVWFGKGSWKFFNKWKDNLLSLTDLLDNRKQRILGTIRNSEELREGAIEQLEKVRARLRKVEIEADQFRVNGYSEIEREKLNLINSTYKTLEQLENYKNETIHFEQQRTINQVRQRVFQQALQGALGALNSYLTDELHLRTINARIYGLDEV; encoded by the coding sequence ATGAATCGAAAGATTCATGTTTGGTTCGGGAAGGGATCATGGAAATTTTTCAATAAATGGAAAGATAATCTACTTTCATTAACTGATTTATTAGATAATCGAAAACAAAGGATTTTGGGTACTATTCGAAATTCAGAAGAACTACGCGAGGGGGCCATTGAACAGCTGGAAAAAGTCCGGGCCCGCTTACGGAAAGTGGAAATAGAAGCAGATCAGTTTCGAGTGAATGGATACTCGGAGATCGAACgagaaaaattgaatttgattaaTTCAACTTATAAGACTTTGGAACAAttagaaaattacaaaaatgaaaCCATTCATTTTGAACAACAAAGAACGATTAATCAAGTCCGACAGCGAGTTTTCCAACAAGCCTTACAGGGAGCTCTCGGAGCTCTGAATAGTTATTTGACCGACGAGTTACATTTACGTACCATCAACGCTCGTATTTATGGTCTTGATGAAGTA
- the LOC126664691 gene encoding ATP synthase subunit alpha, chloroplastic, which translates to MAGELVEFAEGAIGIALNLESNNVGVVLMGDGLMIQEGSYLKATGRIAQIPVSEAYLSRVINALAKPIDGRGEISASESRLIESPAPGIISRRSVYEPLQTGLIAIDSMIPIGRGQRELIIGDRQTGKTAVATDTILNQQGQNVICVYVAIGQKASSVAQVVTTLQERGAMEYTIMVAETADSPATLQYLAPYTGAALAEYFMYRQRHTLIIYDDLSKQAQAYRQMSLLLRRPPGREAYPGDVFYLHSRLLERAAKSSSQLGEGSMTALPIVETQSGDVSAYIPTNVISITDGQIFLSSDLFNAGIRPAINVGISVSRVGSAAQIKAMKQVAGKLKLELAQFAELEAFAQFASDLDKATQNQLARGQRLRELLKQSQAAPLTVEEQIMTIYTGTNGYLDSLEIGQVRKFLVELRTYLKTNKPQFQEIISSTKTFTEEAETLLKKAIQEQKERFLLQEQV; encoded by the coding sequence ATGGCAGGCGAATTAGTAGAATTTGCAGAAGGTGCAATAGGCATTGCTCTGAATTTGGAATCAAATAATGTTGGTGTTGTATTAATGGGTGACGGTTTAATGATACAAGAGGGAAGCTACTTAAAAGCAACAGGAAGAATTGCTCAGATACCGGTGAGTGAGGCTTATTTGAGTCGTGTTATAAATGCTCTGGCTAAACCTATTGATGGTCGGGGTGAAATTTCAGCTTCCGAATCTCGGTTAATTGAATCCCCTGCTCCAGGGATTATTTCGAGACGTTCCGTATACGAGCCTCTTCAAACAGGACTTATTGCTATTGATTCGATGATCCCTATAGGACGTGGTCAGCGAGAATTAATTATTGGGGACAGGCAGACCGGTAAAACAGCAGTAGCCACAGATACAATTCTCAATCAACAAGGACAAAATGTAATATGTGTTTATGTAGCTATTGGGCAAAAAGCGTCTTCTGTGGCTCAGGTAGTGACTACTTTACAGGAAAGAGGGGCAATGGAGTACACTATTATGGTAGCCGAAACGGCGGATTCTCCGGCTACATTACAATACCTCGCTCCTTATACAGGAGCAGCTCTAGCTGAATATTTTATGTACCGTCAACGACACACCTTAATTATTTATGATGATCTCTCCAAACAAGCGCAGGCTTATCGCCAAATGTCGCTTTTATTACGAAGACCGCCAGGTCGTGAAGCTTATCCAGGAGATGTCTTTTATTTGCATTCACGCCTTTTGGAAAGAGCCGCTAAATCAAGTTCTCAGTTAGGTGAAGGAAGTATGACTGCTTTACCAATAGTCGAGACCCAATCAGGAGACGTTTCGGCTTATATTCCTACTAATGTAATTTCCATTACAGATGGACAAATATTCTTATCTTCCGATCTATTTAATGCTGGAATTAGGCCTGCTATTAATGTGGGTATTTCCGTTTCTAGAGTCGGATCCGCAGCTCAAATAAAAGCTATGAAACAAGTAGCTGGTAAGTTAAAATTGGAATTGGCGCAATTCGCAGAATTAGAAGCCTTTGCGCAATTTGCTTCGGATCTCGATAAGGCTACTCAGAATCAATTGGCAAGAGGTCAACGATTACGCGAGTTGCTCAAACAATCCCAAGCAGCTCCTCTCACGGTGGAGGAACAGATAATGACTATTTATACCGGAACGAATGGTTATCTTGATTCATTGGAAATTGGACAAGTAAGGAAATTTCTCGTTGAGTTACGTACCTATTTAAAAACGAATAAACCTCAGTTCCAAGAAATCATATCGTCTACCAAAACATTCACTGAGGAGGCAGAAACCCTTTTGAAAAAAGCTATTCAGGAACAGAAGGAACGCTTTCTACTCCAGGAACAAGTATAA
- the LOC126664694 gene encoding DNA-directed RNA polymerase subunit beta''-like translates to MDENGRVFNPDPCSNGVLNPFNLNWYFLHYNYDHNYCDESFTIISLGQFIYENLCIAKSGPHLKSGQVIIIHIGSVVIRSAKPYLATPGATVHGHYGEILYEGDTLVTFTYEKSRSGDITQGLPKVEQVLEVRSIDSISINLEKRVEGWNEYIPRILGIPWGFLIGAELTIVQSRISFVNKIQKVYRSQGVQIHNRHIEIIVRQITSKVLVSEDGMSNVFLPGELIGLLRAERTGRALEEAICYRVILLGITRASLNTQSFISEASFQETARVLAKAAIRGRIDWLKGLKENVVLGGMIPVGTGFKVLVQEMMKAGVHFGHGTRKWNPRMAPYISAKRKGIHITNLTRTARFLSEACDLVFDAASRKKQFLIVGTKNKAADSVARAAIKARCHYVNKKWLGGILTNWSTTETRLQKFRDLRMEQKTGRLNRLPKGDAARLKRQLTRLQTYLSGIKYMTGLPDIVIIVDQQEDYTTLRECITLGIPTICLIDTKCDPDLADISIPANDDAIASIRLILNNLVFAICEGRSSYMRNP, encoded by the exons atggaTGAAAATGGGAGAGTTTTTAATCCCGATCCATGCAGTAACGGCGTTTTGAATCCATTCAATTTGAATTGGTATTTTCTCCATTATAATTATGATCATAATTATTGTGACGAAAGTTTCACAATAATTAGCCTGGGGCagtttatttatgaaaatttatgtATCGCCAAAAGCGGACCACATCTAAAATCGGGTCAAGTTATAATTATTCACATTGGCTCTGTAGTAATAAGATCAGCTAAGCCTTATTTGGCCACTCCAGGAGCAACTGTTCATGGCCATTATGGAGAAATCCTTTACGAAGGAGATACATTAGTTACATTTACATATGAAAAATCGAGATCGGGTGATATAACGCAGGGTCTTCCAAAAGTGGAACAAGTGTTAGAAGTGCGTTCAATTGATTCAATATCGATAAACCTAGAAAAGAGAGTTGAGGGTTGGAACGAGTATATACCAAGAATTCTTGGGATTCCTTGGGGATTCTTAATTGGTGCTGAGCTAACTATAGTGCAAAGCCGTATCTCTTTTGTTAATAAGATCCAAAAGGTTTATCGATCCCAAGGGGTGCAGATCCATAATAGGCATATAGAAATTATTGTACGTCAAATAACATCAAAAGTATTGGTTTCAGAAGACGGAATGTCTAATGTTTTTTTACCCGGAGAACTAATTGGATTGTTGCGAGCGGAACGCACGGGACGTGCTTTGGAAGAAGCCATCTGTTACCGAGTCATATTATTGGGAATAACGAGAGCGTCTTTGAATACTCAAAGTTTCATATCCGAAGCCAGTTTTCAAGAAACTGCTCGCGTTTTAGCAAAAGCTGCTATCCGCGGCCGTATCGATTGGTTAAAAGGCCTGAAAGAAAACGTTGTTCTAGGCGGTATGATACCCGTTGGTACCGGATTCAAAGTATTAGTACAAG AGATGATGAAAGCAGGAGTTCATTTTGGTCATGGTACTAGAAAATGGAATCCGAGAATGGCACCTTATATCTCTGCAAAGCGTAAGGGTATTCATATTACAAATCTTACTAGAACGGCTCGTTTTTTATCAGAAGCTTGTGATTTAGTTTTTGATGCAGCAAGTAggaaaaaacaatttttaattgTTGGTACCAAAAATAAAGCAGCGGATTCTGTAGCACGAGCTGCAATAAAGGCTCGGTGTCATTATGTTAATAAAAAATGGCTCGGCGGCATTTTAACAAATTGGTCCACTACAGAAACTAGACTTCAAAAGTTCAGGGATTTAAGAATGGAACAAAAGACAGGTAGACTCAACCGTCTTCCGAAAGGAGATGCGGCTCGGTTGAAGAGACAGTTAACTCGCTTGCAAACATATCTGAGCGGGATTAAATATATGACAGGGTTACCTGATATTGTAATAATCGTTGATCAGCAAGAAGACTATACGACTCTTCGGGAATGTATCACTTTAGGAATTCCAACGATTTGTTTAATTGATACAAAATGTGACCCAGATCTCGCGGATATTTCAATTCCAGCGAATGATGACGCTATAGCCTCAATCCGATTAATTCTTAATAATTTAGTATTTGCAATTTGTGAAGGTCGTTCTAGCTATATGCGAAATCCCTGA